Part of the Coccinella septempunctata chromosome 3, icCocSept1.1, whole genome shotgun sequence genome is shown below.
ttggcctagtgaaaacacatttgacaatgagatggcgctgaaaacatattgtcaatacagaaaaactgattaaataacagttttctgcttTGTAATTGAGgtgcgcgaaattcgaattctattccttatATTAAATTTCATATCGGCTTTGTTGAGactagaaaacaaacatcctgagcgacaaaacaaaggtatggttttgtttcgtgaccaggatgttagttttcacttgaaaattgttcagaatcaattaatttcaatgaaatacgatgtcggatgtgctatattttcatttggaatttataaaaatttacaaaaatttgaaattatggacaacgaatagagtaTATGGTGATCTCCTATActtcaaaggtgttatttctgtgcaatacgttgttttgaattaataaactcagttgaatttgtacattttatatcagaaattaatatgcaccaatattcaatataccccCACagcatacacatttccgttacttacatattattcacagaattttcagaaccaagattaaaaaaaccttacagaggtaagCATGGACTAATAATCTTAGTCTATGGAGGTAAGTATAAAAGACCCGCATGTTATCCCGTCACTATagttttttatgttttcttcatggtatggtctctttatgacagaaattgattgatgaatgaacaaaactctcacagcaggtttcataaaactttgactttcctaacaacaatttgacaatgactcgattcccaaatcgacatcaataaaacctttgcatttctgaatatattgaaggagtagcaattgagaatcttcgaatgaacgtataaaagtcatacattcccctaaatgggcccttcatgcaaaAGATGATTCCTGCAtaaaacaatttacgtggataaacagttctcaattcACTTGCAGagaatgttcattgcacattgTGTAGTCAGTAATGTtagcaggcctttacgccctgaaaattttatccacttcgaagCACTgagaataaaaatcaatgaatgaccgacgAGTTACATATTACCAGTTTCAATTTTCCTCAGTAaagtaaaaaacttaatttcggaaaatccattttatttgatccacagttcttcacaaTGCAATAATTTTCGGACGATATTTAGAGGTTGTCTCCaggaaattagacaaaaaattcaattatcagCAAATACAAAGAGCTAGATAATCAAAAGGCGGTACggaaatcaaaacattcaaaacttctttgatcaaaatggccatctgaaatattaccaaatttcatatgtttctgcaaatggcttttaaccagtcttaggatTTTAGaatcacatttgaaacacagatggcactCGCATCACttcagtcgcttcgtttcctatctttctactctaccTATAATCTCTGACAAACATATTATGTACATGAAAAGTTGTTCTTTTTTTAGTATTATTAGTGTGGGCGATATTAATATAAAATTGatatcaaataaataataatataaataaaatattgaaaaagtcaAATCGCCTATTATCATATGAAAGATGTACATTCATTCATTAAATCTCAACTCAACTACCCTGGTATAGGTGTGCTTAGATGAGATGAGGTGTGTTCTGAAATAATCACCATTTCAAGATTATATTCTTCATGTTCTTCTATCTACAATGAAAAGAATTactaaattatttcaattcataTTAAATAAATATACGTACATAATAATCGATGTAGTCTGAACTGTTGAGCGCCACTTTACGATGATAAAAATACTGATAATtattaataaattatttatgTATATTAATTGAATAATGAGAGGTTTGACCTATTTTGCTCGGTTAATGAATTTTGTCAATTTGTGCGAAACTGTTGATTCgcattatttttgttcattactTGCAAGTCTTGTAAACGATAGAGGAACTATTAAGTTTATTTCAACTGGAAAAAATCTAATGGTTTTGACAAACGGTAACCACTAGTGAAAAATTAGCATTCTTTTTGTGTTGAAcacacatttttgaaatcagaaaaatttgcaGCATGATGGAGGAACTTTCaactaccgtagattcgggacgattttgaaattcaactcctcatatttcaaaaacggtgacctattttcatgtgagaaagaggttcaaatatgcttaatgactcagactattgattaggatatatatcatgcttcagaattcggatataaatttaaaaaaaataaaatatatttgtcccaagtcacccaccgagttgggagtcttgggacacaagttgaaatccattgatttcttaACTCCCAAATGAAATAGGTACTTATTGGGACGGAGTATAGTTtggaaaaaattcgaattagtgattatatatttgaaattcggtaaggaaattaactgataaacccctattacagcggaAGTAAATATATTACAactaaaatgtaaaaaaactaaaaaaaagggaactttgatttccttCATTCGTCGgcgatttctttgtggaaataacgtaaataataatattctgcgaaaaatcggcatatttcctgctgccaatgcgccgcttgtatctattcggcgttatcccaagtcaccctatgaaacaacaaaataaatgaatgacatCCGTGTTgtcgtttgatttgtaaacaaccttgtttcatgacatattaatatcccacgtattcagaaaatgaaattacacatgcacaaagtgaaacacatataAAGGCACTAGAAAgcataagggccataaaaaacgcgcttttactctcctgaattcgttaatttttcctgtcaattcaaatgctctggtcacggcaaactcaacaggaattaattgttaaactaaccgaaaagacgctacacaatcttacaAGTTTGTcttttcactcataaatggtaagaaacaaagaaatctgcaaggggggtaattgtcccaagttacaggacagtcccaagtcacccgaatctaccgtatAGTTTAGATTTAAGAATTCAGAAATCCCGGTCATATCTTGAAAATCATATTTGAATTACTCATAAAAAAATGCCTATAGAATGTCCTAATGATTTTCGAGTACGAGTTGAAACAAGCGAGTAATTCAGctttattgaaaatgacaatatCTCAATTTTGGTCCATACCTCAAAATCTAGAGATAATAGGCAGAGAATCTGTTTTTAGATTTGGATTATTCAGGGAAAAAGAGCTACagaatgtgccatccgttttcttctgcTGCTATTGTTCTTGAGATCCCGTCAGTAGaaaacgaattttgtccacctCCTCAacaatactgaaaatttgatttatGTGCAAAAAGAAAGTTTTCACTCGAATATCCACTgcaatttttgagcagtataTTTGGAATAGTTGCAATCCTTTGTATCTCCAGAACCGATACCCCAGTTGTTTTTTAAATCTCAAGATCATCTCTCGTGTGTTCTGGGTAAACCAAATAATCTTATATATTTAGTCTTTATGATTGTATTGATCACTCGGAAAATTTGGGCGAAGTTGATAGTACGTTTATTTATTAGTATTTTGCAGAGCAATTCATTTGAGAACATGgacatttttccattcaaaggTTGTGTTTTCATTATGTAGATACATATTTTAATATATTTACTTCGAACtcaaattatttccgaatatatatAAGTGGAAAAAGATTATGTGGTTATATCCTTGTGATTCACCGAAGGCTCAGAATAACAAAAACAACCGCTATCACATGTCTTCAAAAACAGTGTCGATTGCTTATTTTGGCGCCATGTTTAATATGTATAATTAAGGAATCTCGTCAACCTCATTGATTGTGGAGAAAGCTAATCTACACATGCGAATGAAACTGTCCCTGTTGTATATGTCGAAGGCTTATCATAATATCAGTCTTATTATAATACGCCTAGGCTTTTTCAATACGACTAGGCGAATTGTAAAACTAACAAAGTAAATGAAAATCGGACAATATGACTGATTAAGACGTGTTATAATACGTCTGACGCTTCTCAGTCTTATTGTTATTGTACGTGATGTTTTTAGAATTTGACTGTATAAATGGCAGTGTACCAGGCAAATCATAGAGATCCCTTATaggacaaaaaaataaataatgataGGTTTTGATTATTTATTACAATATGGTCCACCCTTATCACATTTGCTTGTATATTTCATATGGGATTTGATTTGGTTTGCGAGAACACTCTTTGAGTCCCTGTCCTTcgaattttggaaataatcttAAAGCTTTCCTTGAGAAAATTACCCTATTATCTGGAATATTAATCACTTCATTACTGTGGCAATCTCATCTCTCGAAACCATCGGTTTAACAGTCCATGGATGGTACCAATTTGGTGAACATCTTTGGAGATTTTAACTATGGTTCCTaagatatttttggaatccAGAGGTCCTCTATCTAGGAACATCTATTGCTACGGTTTGACCTATCTCAAGAAGTTTCAATTTCTTATGAAATTCTGAGTTCAGCATTTTTTCTGCAGTCTATTTTGGTCCATTATATTACACTATTACTACTCTTTTTTTGGTCATTATcactatttcttcatttttgcatAAATTGCACAATTAGCATGACAAGCCGTCAGTCCTTTTACCATACGACGAGTATAATCAATCAGAATCCAAAGTATTCGCGcgtttttgaattttgacaaTAATAAGCCTAATGAGCAGcaggcgtattataatacgcctCAAATATAGTCAGTCAAACTGTGAGATCCTGGATTATTGCTGTGATATTGCAATATGCCTAGTCGTATTGAAAAAGCCTAGGCGTATTATAATATGACTGATTTTACAATAAGACTACGACATATACATTGTGAAAATCTTCATGTTCGAGGCGCTGGATCCATTTCTATTGTGTTTTTGAAAAAAGATGAAGGGTTTTGCTTGGTGGTCACTTTTTCTATTGAGAATCAGAAGGTTGCGGTTTAAAATGCAAGTCAAATTCGCCCAAATGAAATGATCGAAAGAACGTATTCCGTTTTTTCGGTCATTTTGTTTACTgtgctttatacagggtgtttcatgagtcgttggccatagcctaatggtgaattcAGGTCATaaaggcctttcagaaaacttgattttttcgtatcctaaggctattagtttcggagatacggggtaattcatgaacattggtctaaatttgcgatagccataactctggactgcaaggtccaatttcgatcaaatttcatgggtttgttcacttcagaaagctctttcaAACCGCTCATGaactatcaatattttcagggcaatactcagaatatcatgatttctctttcaagctccaaaatctatatttctacatcccttacagaaatttcgtgattgccatgaaaaactaaaaCTACATTatttattctaaggaattcaattttcactttgcatggcacacttgtcattAGACTATAGAAATCGGACGAATTCATGATTTAAGTAATTTGTTCGAAATGCGgtcttttgaattattttttcgtaaccagttgcgaaaagtaaagtatttcgcaactgatgatgaaacgcgATACTTGCTATGTATATCAATGgagtgaaaattgaataatttccgtcactagacgattCTGAAAGAATCTCCGAGGGAAGCTTGTATAGACGTTTTTGGTATTCTTAGTTTGAATTCATAGCCAcaccctattcaaaattagaaaaaaaaaattgtgtgataCACGTTGGAAAACAATATTTTCCGTATTTTCGCTCatcacgaaaaataatgcttttcccaactgatTGCacgttgcacaaataactacaTACTTCATAATTGGTTCATATGTAtttctttttcgaaaacatcTTCGAAAGTTATACTAGAAAACCTCATCAGGTTGGTTTTCTAAACATTGTGTTATTAACGGATGTCTATTACTTCTTCAAGCAGATATGAGTAAGTAAAATCAAAGAATAAATAACAGCATTTCCTAGAATTAGAATTCCACCAAATCCCACGTGTGGACAAAAAACATAACTCTAGTTCTGGAAACTTTATGATTTTGTGTCAGGGATAATACAGGATCAGGgataatacagggtgattcaccctGATGGCCCattagacgtttatggaaaactaatcacaattttctcctgaaaatttgcatgttgcgTTGCGAACGATGAGTATTAATTTTTGATCACCTGAAGACGCCCTGCTGATTAAAGGGCATAATTACACCTCATATAACCTTTCTTTCTTTTTGCCATCTTATCTACATTATATACTTATTTAGTAAGCATCGAGTGGGAGAGGTGAGAAGTGAAAATTAGTTGGGAAATAGGAGAAATCGCTATCTGTGAGCGAACCGCTGCACATGGGGGGCCGCGAAAAATGTCAAACGAAAGATGAATAACCACAGAGCGTGCCCAGAGCCAGAtcggaaataagaaaaaaagctagaTTCGAATGATAATATCCTTGTTTATAGGTTATATAAACAAGGATAATATACGCAGTTAATTAAATCCACTAAGCAAAATGCATAGCTGTATCTTCTTGGCAGCGtcctcagatcaataaaatcATCAATTTATTGATCTGAGGCAGCGTCATAGCTTTGTCTCTTTCTATAGAGTAAAAATTTTTATGCGGTATTCTCAGATCAATAAATTGATCCTCTACTTGAATTATTTTTTACGGTTGCCGTTCTTCTTGTTTTGATTTTAATGCATCAGGTTTCTGGATGCTGGTTGATTGTTCAATGGGCAAGTCCAAAGTGCCCCTCTAGAAGAAATAAAGATGAAGAATATCATTTATGATTATATTCAGTGGTTAAATAAAAACTGTTTTCTGTCATTTCTGTGTTGGTGTTATCAATGGAGAAGTTAGCGCAAACATTTATATAGAAATATCAATAATCAATTACTCACTAATTGTGTGGAAAAGATAATaatcattctcttgaaattttcattcccATAATGGATTTGGGAAAGCtgtatgaaaaatataatatactGATAGATGCTAAAAATAATGTGTCAGAGGTTAGTTTCACTGATGCTTTCAGAAATGTAATCATAAAACATTGATTCAATTTTAGCATATTCAGGATTATGCCGACGCGATCGAAGGTGCTCGAGGTggagaaaaggaaaaaaaattatctacccaaattctttcgaaatttttcaaacattttcctAGTTTACAAATTCAAGCTTTGAATGCGATTTTAGATCTTTGTGAGGACGATGATAGCATGGTCAGTTTATATCATATTACATAGATAAacaagagaaaaataataaatgaatatttcagatacGAATATGTGCCATGAAAGCTTTGCCTATCATGTGTAAGGATTCACAAGAACACTTGAATAAGATTGTGTATATTCTTGCACAACTTTTACAGCTGGAAGATCAAGAGTATAATATAGCTTCAAGTTCTCTTAAATTGATATATAAGGATTTTCCACAGCAAGTAATCAAGGCTTTGTTCCTATTTATACAAAATAGTACTGATGTAAATGTGAGAGAAAAATGTATAACTTTCATTCTCAAAACTTTATTAACCACACCAGTGAATGGCAGTAAAGAGGAAATTGAGGATACCATTATTGAGGAGTCAAAGAAACTATTGACGGTAAGTTGGGGATCTGTAGTTTAggtttttaattaattttcaatgtttttcataTGTTCTAGTATGCAAATCCTGAAGAATTTGTAATTATTATGCCATACTTAATTTCATCCAAATATGGAAAAACATTATCAGGAGCCAATCAGCTTTTAGATACAATTGCTGAACAAATGGATTTAGATCAAGAGTTTGACCCTCAGGAGACAGGAAGCATAGAGAAGCTAGTTATGTGCACAAAATATGCAATAACTCTATTTTCGGTTAGTTCAATTTCATAgtaacaaagatttttttctattgaaTCTTCATTTAATGTTAACATTTTCAGCCCAAATGCGAGTCCAACAAGTTTTTCATATATCTCTGTGACCATGTACTACCTCAGTGGAGTTCTCTAGATAGTTTGGAAAACTCTAAGGATGTGAAGTTACAAATTTTGAGGCTATTAGCAGAAGTATCCCTTCATTGTGGAAAGCTAGATAATCCATCTTCACATGTagtgaatattttcagtttattgaagGTTAGTAAACTGATATTCCCTTCTCATTTCTAAAGGTTGATAGGTGTAAAATTCAGAAGAAGATAGATAatccaaaaataataaaactttgaagtttatctgtaaaaattttttttaagttttgtGAAGGAATCTTTTTATCCTACTATATCGTCTGTACTAACTTGTGGATAgacattttcaaagaaaaaattgcaACGTCTCTTCTGAAAATAAACATCTACATATTTTGAATTCCTCATTCAATTTATGAGACGAGAGCTCTCATTAATTTTTTCTCAATCAAACTTGAACATCCTGTACTTAGTAAATGAAGGTCCGGTTCTCCATTGTCTACATGATCTGCCGCCTTACAAAGTAACATCTTGAaagattgaaatattttttctaaatattGTATTCTAGTCGCACATGCCTCCCCCGCCAGATACAGATGAGACAACGCTGCCATCTGTCGATTTTACTGCTGTTGAATGCCTTCTATTCTCTTTCCACCGAATAGCTAGACAATGTCCAGATTTCTTAACACATGATGCTGAAGTTCTGAGGGATTTCAGAGCTCGTTTGCTCTATTTTTCAAGATGTGCTCAGGTGagtaaattttaaaaccttagCTTTCATCAgttgtttcaaaaaaaatttaccaATATTGATATAAACTTTCTAATTAATtgaaattgataatttttttcttagggtTGCAAAAAAGTATTGAACCACACAATTGCTACACGTGTGTCACTCCAGAGTAAAGatgtagaaaaaatgaaaatggcgCCATCCATCTTAGAAAATATAAGAGCTCTTGTCAAAGATCTATTTTACAGTCCGCCAATCTACAAAGTATCTATaacattgtcatttttgaaaaaggcaATAACTCCTGAGGTAGGCTCCTATTATATTATTGTTGtctcataattttgatttgaatgATTTTTCTGCAGCCGTcttgaaaattatttgacaATAATATAAACTTTGTAATTTATTATGATACAAATGGTACCGAAAGTAGCTATGTTTTCATACAGTTTATGCCTGTTTGCACTGACTCATTTAAGGCAGGCTTCATGTTAAGGCTTACTTATTTTTATAGGAATCACTGAAATTTGTATCATGTAACCGTAACGTTAAGCCTGTCTAAAGTAAGTCATTGGAAACAGGCATTAAAGTTTTGTGATCATAAATGCCCCTTAATTTACCCCTTGAGTGACGtcgattagaaaaaaaaattcctactTGTCCCATGAAGTATCATTTTTAGAATTGCTACTATTGTGTGAAATATCATTATCCCAATTTTACTACACATTCTGAGTTCCCTCTGTCTCTTTATTTCAGTTTGTTTGTACAATATTATTCGAAGTGTTCTTTTTGTTTTTATGGTCAAATAAactttattatattattatagatTCAGAAAAAGTTATATGTGATAATTTTGATGGTTTGCTCTTATATGTTGACAAGTTCCTTGAGATTTTAGTTCATAAAAGTGATTTTTCAGCCATCAGTTGTGAAGACTGGAGTTACCAAAAGACATATACCTATAACATTTGATGGAGAGGCAGGTAAAGGAAACAAACAGATAAAAACATCTCGTGGGGAAAATAGGATATATCAACCACCCAGTGGAAAGTTCAGCAGTAACAGTAGTTTCCAGTCCTATGGTGAGTCAATTCTTAAATTATACTAAGTTGTAATCACTCAAAAGCTTGTAGACACTCAATATGTGACAACtaatatttataattttctgCAGATCGTTCCGGTAGAGGCAGAGGCCACTTCAGAGGAAGGGGACGAGGTAATTTGAACAGGAATTGGAGGAATTGAGAAGCAAACAATTCAACAAATTATAAGTGTGAACTTCAAAGTAAActcattttttgttttgttattaAGACACTACCAAATTAGTTTGAAATCAGAGTGTATCGAAAAGATTTTTATTGAGTTGTGTTTattttatatgcaataaaattaACGAATTGAATGTTTTTTCATGTCAGATAAGTTTgtatcaatttatttatttatttgaaatccTCTGATCATTGGGTCTTATGCaaaacacataaaatttttacatttttgtcaATCATTCTTCTGGTACTTCGACGTCGTTTCACAAAAAGTGTTTTTGGTTGAGTTTTAAAAGAACATAAGAAAGATTTGTATGATCAAATCCTTCAGCAATGGTTAAtggttgaaaatgaaaaaagtatttccttcttcttttgtcttcaataaaatatatattcatcaATTGAcattatatgtacaagtcaaactCTCACCCGATATATGTCTATGCATGATAAAAAGATGAACACTTCTCaatacttaaaaaaaaacctaaGAAACAATCTAAATTACATATTACAACTTGGGCACAAACATGCAAAAATAATATGGAATATGATAGCTCAGTTCATTAAGCTGGGATCTAAtttgatcctagattaattttgacagtTCTATTCAATTCTGTCTGGTTAATGtaggatcaacttaaatctcTGCTTAATCCTGAACTGAGCACCCGGACCTAAAAGATTCATAATATAACAGAGAGTTTCACGAGAAAAGTTTGATTTTTGAAGAAACTGTAGTAGTCCTGTAGTGTTCTCAAATATTGAGTGAAGAGGTTTGCTACACTACTTCAATTGTACATGCTGCAACATTGACTATTCAAAATAAAGGGAAAATTATAATAACATTATTGGACATTTTATCAAATGTCAGTGAAAACTATatattttcactattttcaGTATTTACAATGAAGAACTTAGAATATGGTTCATATAATGAACAACATAAAATACCAACTTTTACATAGATAAGTGGGGTAATATATACTTTTTATACACATCCATCATCAATAAAATTATTCCTACATATTATCCACGATATTGCACATTATTCTGTCCAACACATTACAAGGATCATCATTTGATTCCTCGTTGGTTGCCTTCTCTTGATTCATCAGTAACTCAGTCTCTATTATAA
Proteins encoded:
- the LOC123309756 gene encoding apoptosis inhibitor 5 encodes the protein MDLGKLYEKYNILIDAKNNVSEHIQDYADAIEGARGGEKEKKLSTQILSKFFKHFPSLQIQALNAILDLCEDDDSMIRICAMKALPIMCKDSQEHLNKIVYILAQLLQLEDQEYNIASSSLKLIYKDFPQQVIKALFLFIQNSTDVNVREKCITFILKTLLTTPVNGSKEEIEDTIIEESKKLLTYANPEEFVIIMPYLISSKYGKTLSGANQLLDTIAEQMDLDQEFDPQETGSIEKLVMCTKYAITLFSPKCESNKFFIYLCDHVLPQWSSLDSLENSKDVKLQILRLLAEVSLHCGKLDNPSSHVVNIFSLLKSHMPPPPDTDETTLPSVDFTAVECLLFSFHRIARQCPDFLTHDAEVLRDFRARLLYFSRCAQGCKKVLNHTIATRVSLQSKDVEKMKMAPSILENIRALVKDLFYSPPIYKVSITLSFLKKAITPEPSVVKTGVTKRHIPITFDGEAGKGNKQIKTSRGENRIYQPPSGKFSSNSSFQSYDRSGRGRGHFRGRGRGNLNRNWRN